Proteins encoded within one genomic window of Pigmentiphaga sp. H8:
- the nusA gene encoding transcription termination factor NusA, with the protein MSREILLLVDALAREKNVTRDVVFGALESALASAMKKLYKEDVDIRVAIDRETGDHEAFRRWLVVPDEAGLQMPDQQTLLSEAREVVPNIELDDYVEEALEPIEFGRIGAQAAKQVILQRIRDAEREQLLNDFLERGESIVSGTIKRMDKGDAIIEIGKVEARLPRSEMIPKENLRVGDRVRAYLKGIDRQARGQQIILSRATPLFIAQLFENEVPEIEQGLLELKGAARDPGVRAKIAVVAHDRRIDPIGTCVGMRGSRVQAVRNELGGEQVDIVLWSEDPAQFVIGALAPANVQSIVVDEDRHAMDVVVDEDNLAIAIGRSGQNVRLASELTGWQINIMTPDESQAKQEQEHSSLRETFMSKLDVDQEVADILIEEGFTGLEEIAYVPIQELLEIEAFDEDTINELRNRARNALLTEAIAQEERVETAQDLLSLEGVTPELAAKLAEGQVLTRDDLADLSVDELIELTGIDEEQAKQLIVRARAHWFEQA; encoded by the coding sequence ATGAGCCGCGAGATTCTGTTGTTGGTGGACGCGCTGGCGCGCGAGAAGAACGTCACGCGCGACGTGGTGTTCGGTGCTCTCGAGAGCGCGCTGGCCTCCGCCATGAAGAAGCTCTACAAAGAGGATGTCGACATTCGTGTCGCGATCGACCGCGAGACGGGCGACCATGAGGCGTTCCGCCGCTGGCTGGTCGTGCCCGACGAAGCCGGCCTGCAGATGCCCGACCAGCAGACGCTGCTGTCGGAAGCGCGCGAAGTCGTGCCCAACATCGAACTGGACGACTACGTCGAAGAGGCGCTCGAGCCCATCGAGTTCGGCCGCATCGGCGCGCAAGCCGCCAAGCAGGTCATCCTGCAGCGGATCCGCGACGCCGAGCGCGAGCAGCTGCTGAACGATTTCCTGGAGCGCGGCGAATCCATCGTGTCCGGCACCATCAAGCGCATGGACAAGGGCGACGCCATCATCGAGATCGGCAAGGTCGAGGCGCGCCTGCCGCGATCGGAAATGATCCCGAAGGAAAACCTGCGCGTGGGCGACCGCGTGCGGGCCTACCTGAAGGGCATCGATCGCCAGGCCCGCGGCCAGCAGATCATCCTGTCGCGCGCCACGCCGCTGTTCATCGCCCAGCTGTTCGAGAACGAAGTGCCCGAGATCGAGCAGGGCCTGCTCGAGCTCAAGGGCGCGGCCCGGGATCCCGGCGTGCGCGCCAAGATTGCCGTGGTCGCCCACGACCGCCGCATCGACCCGATCGGCACCTGCGTCGGCATGCGCGGTTCGCGCGTGCAGGCGGTGCGCAACGAGCTGGGCGGTGAGCAGGTCGATATCGTGCTATGGTCCGAGGATCCTGCGCAGTTCGTGATCGGCGCGCTGGCGCCGGCCAACGTCCAGTCCATCGTGGTCGACGAAGACCGCCATGCCATGGACGTGGTGGTCGACGAGGACAACCTGGCGATCGCCATCGGCCGCAGCGGCCAGAACGTGCGCCTGGCGTCCGAGCTGACCGGCTGGCAGATCAACATCATGACGCCTGACGAAAGCCAGGCCAAGCAGGAGCAGGAGCACAGCTCCCTGCGCGAAACCTTCATGTCCAAGCTGGACGTCGACCAGGAAGTGGCCGACATCCTGATCGAGGAAGGCTTCACGGGCCTGGAGGAAATCGCCTACGTTCCGATCCAGGAACTGCTGGAGATCGAAGCCTTCGACGAGGACACGATCAACGAACTGCGCAATCGTGCCCGCAATGCCTTGCTGACCGAGGCCATCGCGCAGGAAGAGCGGGTCGAGACCGCGCAGGATCTGCTGAGTCTGGAAGGCGTGACGCCCGAGCTGGCCGCCAAGCTGGCGGAAGGCCAGGTGCTTACGCGCGACGACCTGGCGGACCTGTCCGTCGACGAACTGATCGAGTTGACCGGCATCGATGAAGAGCAGGCCAAGCAGCTCATCGTCCGTGCGCGCGCGCACTGGTTCGAGCAGGCTTGA
- the rimP gene encoding ribosome maturation factor RimP, whose translation MADLFQLTEQSLAGLGVELVDVERAGQGLLRVTIDREGGVRIEDCEAVSRQLSRVYEVENIDYARLEVGSPGTDRPLRTARDFTRFAGERAQIKLRLPFEGRKVFAGTLVVPDPDPAAQADGTDKGAEPETFGIEFEAKEGDIQVLRFTLDEIERAKLDPVLNFRGKKP comes from the coding sequence ATGGCAGATCTTTTTCAGCTTACCGAACAATCCCTGGCGGGCCTGGGGGTTGAACTGGTCGACGTGGAACGCGCCGGGCAGGGGCTGCTGCGTGTCACGATAGATCGCGAAGGCGGGGTGCGCATCGAGGACTGCGAAGCGGTCTCGCGCCAGTTGTCGCGGGTCTACGAGGTCGAGAACATCGACTACGCGCGACTGGAAGTCGGCTCGCCGGGCACCGATCGTCCGCTGCGCACCGCCAGGGACTTTACCCGGTTCGCCGGCGAGCGCGCACAGATCAAGCTGCGCCTGCCGTTCGAGGGACGCAAGGTTTTCGCCGGCACGCTGGTCGTTCCGGACCCCGATCCGGCCGCACAGGCGGATGGGACAGACAAAGGCGCCGAACCCGAGACGTTCGGCATCGAATTCGAAGCAAAGGAAGGGGATATCCAGGTACTGCGGTTCACGCTCGACGAGATCGAGCGGGCCAAGCTGGATCCGGTTCTGAATTTCAGGGGCAAAAAGCCATGA
- the rluB gene encoding 23S rRNA pseudouridine(2605) synthase RluB produces MRTPFRRRRPTDEAAPEAGAPADAPAAEGEQAALFPAEAKPQRRKPRAAKGPQEAKSPRAAKGPKPPQQQRRGGQKRREAGVQAEADGTQLALPDLSPEEQRAAEKEADQALSFLDKAPDLKRRLGKYLSSEAVMPKLHKVLADAGIGSRREMEELIVAGRVSVNGEPAHIGQRVAPNDQVRVNGKLVQRRHTTRPPRVVLYHKPAGEIVTQDDPEGRATVFSRLPKIKNGKWLSIGRLDLNTEGLLIFTTSGDLANRLMHPRYGQEREYAVRVLGEMTDDQRRALVEGVPLEDGMAAFGSLDYLGGDGSNRWYRVTLQEGRNREVRRMFESQGVVVSRLLRTRFGDVSLPRGLRRGRWEELDPSLVTALQVQLGLVRADDEEGGRRGRRSTQPVSHEAALPPGFGTLEQNGMHGARVGRKGRIQGGKAAMPGVAQSFPSDPYGTGQSFAGGLPNGHPHGGGERANGPGGRKPGKKGPARPGGRSEGRKPEAGAAAGGRAQRGRPAKGGNGPKAGKGGGRGPSEERQPRGASAHESHLGFLGGANGRARRGRG; encoded by the coding sequence TTGCGTACGCCTTTTCGCCGCCGCCGTCCGACCGATGAGGCCGCGCCCGAGGCCGGCGCGCCGGCCGACGCGCCCGCCGCCGAAGGCGAGCAGGCTGCGCTGTTCCCCGCCGAAGCCAAACCGCAGCGCCGCAAGCCGCGCGCAGCGAAGGGCCCCCAGGAGGCCAAGAGCCCTCGGGCTGCCAAGGGTCCGAAGCCGCCGCAACAGCAGCGGCGCGGGGGCCAGAAGCGCCGCGAAGCGGGTGTCCAGGCCGAGGCCGATGGCACGCAGCTGGCGCTGCCCGACCTGAGCCCCGAGGAACAGCGCGCGGCCGAGAAAGAGGCCGACCAGGCGCTGTCCTTCCTCGACAAGGCTCCCGATCTCAAGCGCCGCCTGGGCAAGTATCTGTCCAGCGAGGCCGTCATGCCCAAGCTGCACAAGGTGCTGGCCGACGCCGGCATCGGCTCGCGGCGGGAGATGGAAGAGCTGATCGTGGCTGGCCGCGTGTCGGTCAACGGCGAACCCGCCCACATCGGCCAGCGCGTGGCGCCCAACGACCAGGTCCGCGTCAACGGCAAGCTGGTGCAACGGCGCCATACCACGCGCCCGCCGCGGGTCGTGCTCTACCACAAGCCCGCGGGCGAGATCGTCACGCAGGACGATCCCGAGGGCCGCGCCACGGTGTTCTCGCGGCTGCCCAAGATCAAGAACGGCAAATGGCTGTCCATCGGCCGCCTCGACCTGAACACCGAGGGCCTGCTGATCTTCACGACTTCCGGCGACCTGGCCAATCGTCTCATGCATCCCCGCTATGGGCAGGAACGCGAATATGCGGTGCGCGTGCTGGGCGAGATGACCGACGATCAGCGCCGGGCGCTGGTCGAAGGCGTGCCGCTGGAAGACGGCATGGCCGCGTTCGGCTCCCTGGACTACCTGGGCGGCGACGGCAGCAACCGTTGGTACCGCGTCACGCTGCAGGAAGGCCGCAACCGCGAAGTGCGGCGCATGTTCGAGTCGCAGGGCGTGGTGGTGAGCCGTCTGCTGCGCACCCGTTTCGGCGACGTGTCCCTGCCGCGCGGCCTGCGCCGCGGACGGTGGGAAGAACTCGATCCCTCGCTGGTGACCGCGTTGCAGGTTCAGTTGGGCCTGGTCCGCGCGGACGACGAGGAAGGCGGGCGCCGGGGCCGGCGCAGCACGCAACCCGTGTCGCATGAGGCCGCGCTGCCCCCGGGCTTCGGCACGCTGGAGCAGAACGGCATGCATGGCGCCCGCGTCGGCCGCAAGGGCCGTATCCAGGGCGGCAAGGCGGCGATGCCGGGCGTGGCGCAAAGTTTTCCCTCCGATCCGTATGGCACCGGCCAGAGTTTCGCGGGTGGGCTGCCCAATGGGCATCCCCATGGCGGCGGCGAGCGTGCCAATGGGCCCGGCGGGCGCAAGCCAGGGAAGAAAGGTCCGGCCCGTCCGGGCGGGCGGTCCGAGGGTCGCAAGCCCGAGGCCGGTGCCGCTGCCGGCGGACGTGCCCAGCGCGGCCGCCCCGCCAAGGGCGGCAACGGTCCGAAGGCAGGGAAGGGCGGCGGACGCGGCCCGAGCGAAGAGCGCCAACCCCGCGGCGCCTCGGCCCACGAATCCCACCTGGGATTCCTGGGTGGGGCGAACGGACGGGCACGGCGGGGCCGTGGCTAG
- the scpB gene encoding SMC-Scp complex subunit ScpB — MNTSEARLVLETALLCAQEPLQLSELRKLFADEVGNDTLRGLLQDIHQSWAERGIELVALASGWRFQSRPAMRPYLERLNPERPPKYSRAVMETLAIVAYRQPVTRGDIEEIRGVTVSSQVIKTLEDRGWIEVIGHRDAPGRPALFGTTRHFLDDLGLKALDELPPLESAESVAALSGLDGSGDLSLAVEGAGQDMPGEADDAAANDDTAAEAAVAEEAVLVEEVVVAEEAVIVEEVRGGEDAVAAEGIDLGDSGSDEAPADTPDIQETVDEEIVAEAAADEPAGHEEADMQAPDAEPAPDVEDEESSVTKTSNQDHT; from the coding sequence ATGAACACCAGCGAGGCAAGGCTCGTGCTGGAGACTGCGCTCTTGTGCGCGCAGGAACCGTTGCAATTGTCGGAACTGCGCAAGCTGTTCGCCGACGAAGTCGGCAACGATACGCTACGCGGCCTGTTGCAGGACATCCACCAGTCATGGGCCGAACGCGGTATCGAGCTCGTTGCGCTGGCCAGCGGCTGGCGGTTCCAGAGCCGGCCCGCCATGCGGCCCTATCTCGAACGCCTCAATCCCGAGCGGCCGCCGAAGTATTCGCGCGCCGTCATGGAAACGCTGGCGATCGTGGCCTACAGGCAGCCCGTCACGCGCGGCGACATCGAGGAAATCCGCGGCGTGACCGTGTCCTCGCAGGTCATCAAGACGCTCGAGGATCGCGGCTGGATCGAGGTCATCGGCCACCGCGACGCGCCCGGCCGACCGGCGCTGTTCGGCACCACGCGCCATTTCCTGGACGACCTGGGGCTGAAGGCGCTGGACGAGCTGCCGCCGCTGGAGTCCGCCGAATCCGTGGCCGCGCTGAGCGGGCTGGATGGATCCGGGGACCTGTCCCTGGCGGTGGAAGGGGCCGGGCAGGACATGCCGGGCGAGGCCGACGACGCCGCCGCCAATGACGATACGGCCGCCGAGGCGGCCGTCGCTGAAGAGGCGGTCCTGGTCGAAGAGGTGGTGGTCGCCGAAGAAGCGGTGATCGTCGAAGAAGTGCGGGGGGGCGAGGACGCCGTCGCCGCCGAGGGCATCGACCTCGGCGACAGCGGCTCGGACGAGGCTCCCGCCGACACGCCGGACATCCAGGAAACGGTGGACGAGGAAATCGTCGCCGAGGCCGCCGCGGACGAACCCGCCGGCCACGAAGAAGCCGATATGCAAGCGCCTGACGCCGAGCCGGCGCCGGACGTCGAGGACGAGGAGTCCTCGGTTACGAAGACAAGCAACCAAGACCATACATGA
- a CDS encoding DMT family transporter, protein MPATRLWNSAYFLLITTVLFWSGNFIVGRAAGGSVPPIALAFWRWAGGTLILLVLARRHWRADLPVIRRHLPILLLLSLLGIAGFNTLVYIGLRETSAVNALLMQSAIPMVTLLFSFMLLGQRASLAQIAGVAISLAGIAAIATRGRPQDLLAFALNPGDAWIVAAVAVWGLYTTLLARRPAIHPLSLLTVTFLMGTLMLLPLYLYEHAQGARIEAGLPSALAIAYVILLPGIVANFFYNRGVELIGAGPASLFIHLMPVFGTLLAVAFLGERVHLFHLAGIGLIATGIVLATVARRRAAARPVS, encoded by the coding sequence ATGCCTGCCACCCGACTCTGGAATTCCGCCTATTTCCTCCTCATCACCACCGTGCTGTTCTGGTCGGGCAATTTCATCGTGGGACGCGCGGCCGGCGGCTCCGTGCCTCCCATCGCACTGGCCTTCTGGCGCTGGGCCGGCGGCACGCTGATCCTGCTGGTGCTGGCGCGCAGGCATTGGCGGGCCGACCTGCCTGTCATCAGGCGGCACCTGCCCATCCTGCTCCTGCTGTCGCTGCTGGGCATCGCCGGCTTCAACACGCTGGTCTACATCGGACTGCGGGAGACGTCCGCCGTCAACGCGCTGCTGATGCAGTCGGCCATTCCCATGGTGACGCTGCTGTTCTCGTTCATGCTGCTGGGCCAGCGCGCCTCGCTGGCCCAGATCGCCGGCGTGGCCATTTCCCTGGCGGGCATCGCCGCCATCGCCACCCGCGGCCGTCCGCAGGACCTGCTCGCCTTCGCGCTCAATCCCGGGGACGCCTGGATCGTCGCCGCGGTCGCGGTCTGGGGCTTGTACACCACCTTGCTGGCTCGCCGCCCGGCCATCCACCCGCTCAGCCTGCTGACCGTCACCTTCCTGATGGGCACGCTGATGCTGCTGCCGCTGTACCTGTACGAACATGCGCAGGGCGCGCGCATCGAGGCCGGCCTGCCCAGCGCGCTGGCCATCGCCTATGTGATCCTGCTACCCGGCATCGTCGCCAATTTCTTCTACAACCGCGGCGTGGAACTGATAGGCGCGGGGCCCGCCAGCCTGTTCATCCACCTGATGCCGGTCTTCGGCACGCTGCTGGCAGTCGCGTTCCTGGGGGAGCGGGTCCACCTCTTCCATCTGGCGGGCATCGGCCTGATCGCGACCGGCATCGTGCTGGCCACGGTCGCACGCAGGCGGGCCGCGGCGCGGCCAGTATCGTGA
- a CDS encoding DUF1488 family protein, producing the protein MTTELAREVRPAVLDGAVRFTARFEGRKSQEFEISADVLREHFGASDASADALLAAFHRGRHEILTAAQETLGTPTSGIVQLGTGDFRA; encoded by the coding sequence ATGACCACGGAGCTTGCCAGAGAAGTCCGGCCCGCCGTGCTGGACGGCGCCGTTCGCTTCACCGCCCGGTTCGAGGGCCGCAAATCCCAGGAGTTCGAAATTTCCGCCGATGTGCTGCGCGAGCACTTCGGTGCCTCGGACGCGTCCGCCGACGCGCTGCTTGCCGCCTTCCACCGGGGCCGGCACGAGATCCTGACCGCGGCGCAGGAAACCCTGGGCACGCCCACCAGCGGCATCGTCCAGCTGGGGACGGGCGACTTCCGCGCCTAA
- the siaA gene encoding biofilm regulation protein phosphatase SiaA (SiaB is a threonine kinase acting on SiaC; SiaA is the matching phosphatase.) — protein sequence MAMLGLRGKSLLALLFACAVALVPAALLAWQGINAVREYFGVAYARNHTLLSEQKLLAPVMRELALAQRMASSTLTLDWMRDPANPEKRSRFFREARGYQHDFRDHSYFVIDGTPSYYYNDDKGPTVETPRYTLKRSEPKDAWFFSTMQDSAPYDLQIDVNHVLGVTKFWFNVQVRDGQERLGMIGTGLDLTTFLKGFMEGVEPGVSTIIFDRQGNIQVHPDATRIAYKSMTAEETAQRTVQGLVARDAERTQLQQAMADALARPGSAIPLFATLNGAKSAVALVYLPELRWYVLTSVDLGIARIVNYQWLVPALLALAAVLFLLLLGFGYAVDRLMLAPLRRLQHTAQAISAGRYDVTLPKGGSDEIGELSRAFGVMAEKVRSHTAELEQRVRERTQALEEANERMAATHKTIDDSIDYASLIQRAILPDRQLVQSLGRHHFVLWKPRDVVGGDFYVFRADGDNCLLGVVDCAGHGVAGALMTMLARAAIDHAISEAGPGDPAAILTRTDAAMRAMLSDAELPRALATNMDAALVYVDRHAGQLRFAGAKMTLYASSGDAVEEYKGARRALGEKRVGEYTNATLPLADRTFYLVTDGLLDQSGGEHGFSFGNRRLVDLLQSVAGLPLDQQARAVTQALVDYQGRQPQRDDITVLSFKFEQANLSAES from the coding sequence ATGGCCATGCTGGGTCTGAGGGGTAAATCGCTACTGGCATTGTTGTTCGCCTGCGCCGTGGCCCTGGTGCCGGCGGCGCTGCTGGCCTGGCAGGGCATCAACGCCGTGCGCGAATATTTCGGCGTCGCCTACGCCCGCAACCACACGCTGCTGAGCGAGCAGAAGCTGCTGGCCCCCGTCATGCGCGAGCTGGCGCTGGCCCAGCGCATGGCCAGCTCGACCCTGACGCTGGACTGGATGCGCGACCCGGCCAACCCCGAGAAACGCAGCCGCTTCTTCCGGGAAGCCCGGGGCTACCAGCATGATTTCCGCGACCACTCCTATTTCGTCATCGACGGCACGCCGTCCTACTATTACAACGACGACAAGGGACCTACGGTCGAAACGCCCCGCTACACACTGAAACGTTCCGAACCCAAGGACGCGTGGTTCTTCTCGACCATGCAGGACAGCGCGCCCTACGACCTGCAGATCGACGTCAACCACGTCCTGGGCGTGACCAAGTTCTGGTTCAACGTGCAGGTGCGCGACGGCCAGGAACGGCTGGGCATGATAGGCACGGGCCTGGACCTGACCACCTTCCTCAAGGGCTTCATGGAGGGCGTGGAGCCGGGCGTGAGCACCATCATCTTCGACCGCCAGGGCAACATCCAGGTCCACCCCGACGCCACGCGCATCGCCTACAAGTCCATGACGGCCGAGGAAACCGCCCAGCGCACGGTCCAGGGGCTGGTGGCCCGCGATGCCGAGCGCACCCAGCTGCAGCAGGCCATGGCCGATGCCCTGGCCCGCCCCGGCAGCGCCATTCCGCTGTTCGCCACGCTGAACGGCGCGAAATCGGCCGTCGCGCTGGTCTACCTGCCCGAGCTGCGGTGGTATGTCCTGACGTCGGTGGACCTGGGCATCGCCCGCATCGTCAATTACCAGTGGCTGGTGCCGGCGCTGCTGGCGCTTGCCGCCGTGCTGTTCCTGCTGCTCCTGGGCTTCGGCTACGCGGTCGACCGGCTGATGCTGGCGCCTCTGCGCCGGCTGCAGCACACGGCCCAGGCAATCTCGGCCGGCCGCTACGACGTCACCCTGCCCAAAGGCGGCAGCGACGAGATCGGCGAACTGAGCCGCGCCTTCGGCGTCATGGCCGAGAAAGTCCGCTCGCACACCGCCGAGCTGGAACAGCGGGTGCGCGAGCGCACCCAGGCGCTGGAGGAAGCCAACGAACGCATGGCCGCCACCCACAAGACCATCGACGACTCCATCGACTACGCCAGCCTGATCCAGCGCGCGATCCTGCCCGACCGCCAGTTGGTGCAGTCCCTGGGGCGGCACCATTTCGTGCTGTGGAAGCCCCGCGACGTGGTAGGGGGCGATTTCTACGTGTTCCGGGCCGACGGCGACAACTGCCTGCTGGGCGTGGTCGATTGCGCCGGCCACGGCGTCGCGGGCGCGCTGATGACCATGCTGGCCCGCGCCGCCATCGACCACGCCATTTCCGAGGCCGGCCCGGGCGATCCCGCAGCCATCCTGACGCGCACGGACGCGGCCATGCGGGCCATGCTGAGCGATGCCGAACTGCCGCGCGCGCTGGCCACGAACATGGATGCGGCCCTGGTCTACGTAGACCGGCATGCTGGACAGTTGCGCTTCGCCGGCGCGAAAATGACGCTCTACGCCAGCAGCGGGGACGCGGTCGAGGAATACAAGGGCGCCCGCCGCGCCCTGGGGGAAAAGCGCGTCGGGGAATATACCAACGCCACGCTGCCTCTTGCCGATCGCACCTTCTACCTCGTCACCGATGGCCTGCTGGACCAATCCGGAGGTGAGCATGGCTTCAGTTTCGGGAATCGCCGCCTGGTCGACCTGCTGCAGTCGGTGGCCGGGCTACCGCTCGACCAGCAGGCCCGCGCCGTCACGCAGGCATTGGTAGACTACCAGGGCCGCCAACCGCAGCGCGACGATATTACCGTCTTGTCATTCAAGTTCGAGCAGGCCAACCTTAGCGCGGAGTCATGA
- the siaB gene encoding biofilm regulation protein kinase SiaB yields the protein MDSIDLFAMRESFTRDRIMLCFNGPISRSLIEEIGNALRNYLQAEQVQPSAAMDVFGAYIEMTQNIRHYASAQGYAEHEAMATVIVANKEDGRHVVSAGNVVEIADGHSLLGRINALARQDKAQLKASYKEQLRKPRDAEASSGSGLGLIDIARKASEPLSASLREIDAGRAFFSLSAVI from the coding sequence ATGGATTCGATCGACCTTTTCGCCATGCGCGAAAGCTTCACCCGCGACCGCATCATGCTGTGTTTCAACGGCCCCATCTCGCGCAGCCTGATCGAGGAAATCGGCAATGCGCTGCGCAACTACCTGCAGGCGGAGCAGGTGCAGCCCTCGGCGGCCATGGACGTTTTCGGCGCCTACATCGAAATGACTCAGAACATCCGGCACTATGCCAGCGCCCAGGGCTATGCCGAACATGAAGCGATGGCCACGGTCATCGTGGCCAACAAGGAAGACGGCCGCCACGTCGTGTCGGCCGGGAACGTGGTGGAAATCGCCGACGGCCATTCGCTGCTCGGGCGGATCAACGCCCTGGCCCGACAGGACAAGGCCCAGCTCAAGGCCAGCTACAAGGAACAGCTGCGCAAGCCCCGCGACGCGGAGGCCAGCAGCGGCTCGGGCCTGGGTCTGATCGACATCGCGCGCAAGGCCAGCGAGCCGCTCAGCGCCTCGCTGCGGGAAATCGACGCGGGCCGGGCGTTCTTCAGCCTGAGCGCCGTCATCTAG
- the siaC gene encoding biofilm regulation phosphoprotein SiaC, protein MSNLTITGSQSTPAISGDWDAGVLTMTGDSYPENSFDLFNQVIDWVERFLAESKRPLSLELHLLYLNTSSVRAIMDVFDLLEEAHGGGHPVSVNWHYDRRNERVAELAEEFKEDCSFPFAIVAHD, encoded by the coding sequence ATGAGCAACCTCACGATTACAGGCAGCCAGTCCACTCCCGCCATTTCCGGCGACTGGGACGCCGGCGTCCTGACCATGACCGGCGATTCCTATCCGGAAAATTCCTTCGACCTGTTCAACCAGGTCATCGACTGGGTCGAGCGCTTCCTGGCCGAGTCCAAGCGTCCCCTGTCGCTGGAACTGCATTTGCTCTACCTGAACACCAGCAGCGTCCGCGCCATCATGGACGTGTTCGACCTGCTGGAGGAGGCGCACGGCGGCGGCCACCCGGTCTCGGTCAACTGGCATTACGATAGACGTAACGAACGGGTAGCCGAGCTGGCCGAGGAATTCAAGGAAGACTGCAGCTTTCCTTTCGCCATCGTCGCTCACGACTGA
- the siaD gene encoding biofilm regulation diguanylate cyclase SiaD, which translates to MKRDIEDLGRRIEQLLAQPEYQDHPLRGALDEVWRALLDQTTRLERVTHISDGYQALVKERENDLDGRFQKQLRKLEKLARISDHYQRMMQDLNVALSDASNRDVLTGLANRRHLMHRLKEESQRASRSGQPYTIAMLDIDHFKRINDTLGHAAGDRALIEVGRILQSSLREYDLCGRWGGEEFMMIMPGTTLVSAQALSQRVCTRIREHAGVPDVGQSISASVGISAYRHGEHYSDTIERADAALLEAKRRGRDCIVLSEV; encoded by the coding sequence ATGAAACGCGACATCGAGGACCTCGGCCGGCGCATCGAGCAGTTGCTGGCCCAGCCGGAATACCAGGACCATCCGCTGCGCGGAGCCCTTGATGAAGTCTGGCGCGCCCTCCTCGACCAGACCACCCGGCTGGAGCGCGTCACCCACATCTCCGACGGCTACCAGGCCCTGGTCAAGGAGCGCGAGAACGACCTGGACGGGCGGTTCCAGAAACAATTGCGCAAGCTCGAGAAGCTGGCACGCATCTCCGACCACTACCAGCGCATGATGCAGGACCTGAACGTCGCCCTGAGCGACGCCTCCAACCGCGACGTCCTGACCGGCCTGGCCAACCGCCGGCACCTGATGCACCGGCTGAAGGAAGAAAGCCAGCGCGCCTCGCGCTCGGGCCAGCCGTACACCATCGCCATGCTGGACATCGACCACTTCAAGCGCATCAACGACACGCTCGGGCATGCCGCCGGCGACCGCGCCCTGATCGAAGTGGGCCGCATCCTGCAAAGCTCCCTGCGCGAGTACGACCTGTGCGGACGCTGGGGTGGCGAGGAATTCATGATGATCATGCCCGGCACGACCCTGGTGTCGGCCCAGGCGCTGTCGCAGCGGGTCTGCACCCGCATCCGCGAACACGCCGGCGTGCCGGACGTCGGACAGTCCATCAGCGCCAGCGTGGGCATAAGCGCCTATCGCCACGGCGAACACTACTCCGACACCATCGAGCGGGCGGACGCCGCGCTGCTCGAGGCCAAGCGGCGGGGCCGCGACTGCATCGTGCTGTCCGAGGTCTGA